From one Desulfobaculum bizertense DSM 18034 genomic stretch:
- the phnE gene encoding phosphonate ABC transporter, permease protein PhnE, with translation MSAQARKSPFKVNWWARLGYVLAIIYGIYAVSILDITWDRFLIGLGNGAQFLSEMVPPNFDRWKLLICNLLETIQIAVIASAFGVLFSLPVGFCAARNLMPDWMTWPARAFVCICRSFHPVIFAILFVKAVGFGPLAGILTLVFASIGFIGKLFAEAIEEISLKPVEALRASGAPFLSMLIYAVLPQVFNRFVGFASYQFDANLRNSTMVGIVGAGGIGGTLFAAFQRFDYDFLSAILISIIALIMVSEFLSVKVKDLFR, from the coding sequence ATGAGCGCTCAGGCCAGAAAATCGCCCTTTAAGGTAAACTGGTGGGCACGTCTGGGCTATGTGCTTGCTATTATCTATGGCATTTATGCTGTGTCCATTTTGGACATCACCTGGGATCGTTTTCTCATCGGTCTTGGTAATGGTGCGCAGTTTCTTTCCGAAATGGTGCCCCCGAACTTTGATCGCTGGAAGCTGCTGATCTGCAACCTGCTGGAAACCATCCAGATCGCTGTAATTGCATCTGCCTTTGGTGTTCTCTTTTCTTTGCCTGTTGGTTTCTGCGCAGCTCGCAACCTTATGCCAGACTGGATGACCTGGCCCGCTCGTGCTTTTGTCTGCATCTGCCGCTCATTTCACCCGGTCATCTTCGCAATTTTGTTTGTTAAGGCCGTTGGCTTTGGTCCGCTTGCAGGTATTCTGACGCTGGTCTTTGCCTCCATCGGCTTTATTGGCAAGCTCTTTGCCGAAGCTATTGAGGAAATTAGCCTCAAGCCTGTTGAAGCCTTGCGTGCTTCTGGTGCTCCATTTTTGAGCATGCTCATTTATGCTGTACTGCCACAGGTTTTTAATCGTTTTGTTGGCTTCGCTTCGTATCAGTTCGACGCCAACCTGCGTAACTCCACTATGGTTGGCATTGTCGGTGCTGGTGGCATTGGCGGAACCCTTTTCGCCGCATTCCAGCGCTTCGACTATGATTTCCTTTCCGCAATTCTGATTTCCATTATCGCTCTCATCATGGTTTCGGAATTCCTGTCCGTGAAAGTGAAGGATTTGTTCCGATGA
- a CDS encoding ribonucleoside triphosphate reductase produces MPKQILKRDGCLETWSLDRIAHAIFKALNASKVKDPLLAKRLAHKVETKLAGIDVPSQERVQDMVEEVLMESRLFNVAKKYILYREKRREIRAHDNTYLDIKDTIDTYLSKADWRVAENANMSHSFQGLMLHLSGSVQARYTLEKYPEEVRLAHEHGYFHVHDLSFGLAGYCAGWSLRDLLLEGFNLPGRSCAGPAHHFDAALGQMVNFLGTLQNEWAGAQAFNNVDTYLAPFVRHDGLNYEQVKQAMQKFVFNLNTTSRWGGQSPFTNLSFDLACPKHTAKEAVIIGGKLQESTYGEYEEEMRMINKAFLEVMRDGDYDGRIFSFPIPTYNITENFPWDSEIGTLLLDLTAKYGAPYFQNFINSDLSPEDVRSMCCRLKMDLRELRKKVGGLFGAGDLTGSIGVVTLNLPKLAFLSQSEDDFLDLITEYAELAKDSLEFKRKLINDNLNRGLFPWSSRYLRNGFKGHFSTIGLIGGHEACLNLLGKGIETPAGTRLMQRVLDHLQKLTVRFQEETGSLYNLEATPAEGTSYRLAKIDKSLYPSIQTSGGDVPYYTNSTALPVGISSDVIFALEHQDQLQPMYTGGTVFHTFLGEAVSSTEALKSFIIKAFTQTKVPFLSITPTFSICEEHGYISGEHFECPTCGKDTEVYTRVVGYYRPVSRWNKGKQAEYADRVVFDDVEATVA; encoded by the coding sequence ATGCCGAAGCAAATTCTTAAACGGGATGGTTGCCTTGAGACCTGGTCTCTCGACCGCATCGCACACGCAATTTTTAAGGCACTGAACGCCAGCAAGGTCAAAGACCCGCTGCTCGCCAAGCGCCTTGCCCACAAGGTCGAAACCAAACTCGCAGGCATTGACGTTCCCAGTCAGGAACGCGTTCAGGACATGGTCGAAGAAGTCCTTATGGAATCCCGCCTGTTCAACGTTGCCAAAAAATACATCCTGTACAGGGAAAAGCGCCGCGAAATCCGGGCCCATGACAACACCTATCTGGACATCAAGGACACCATTGATACCTACCTGTCCAAGGCTGACTGGCGTGTTGCAGAAAATGCAAACATGTCACACTCCTTTCAGGGACTGATGCTGCATCTTTCCGGCTCTGTGCAGGCCCGCTACACGCTGGAAAAATACCCCGAAGAAGTTCGCCTTGCCCACGAGCACGGTTACTTCCATGTGCATGATCTGTCCTTTGGTCTTGCTGGCTATTGCGCTGGCTGGAGCCTTCGCGACCTGCTGCTCGAAGGTTTCAACCTGCCCGGTCGCTCCTGCGCTGGCCCGGCACATCACTTTGATGCTGCTCTCGGACAGATGGTCAACTTCCTTGGCACCCTGCAAAATGAATGGGCTGGTGCTCAGGCATTCAACAATGTTGATACCTACCTTGCTCCCTTTGTGCGGCATGACGGCCTGAACTACGAACAGGTCAAGCAGGCCATGCAGAAATTTGTGTTCAACCTGAACACGACCTCCCGCTGGGGCGGACAAAGCCCGTTCACCAACCTGAGCTTTGACCTTGCCTGCCCCAAGCACACAGCCAAGGAAGCCGTCATTATTGGTGGCAAGCTTCAGGAAAGCACCTATGGTGAATATGAAGAAGAAATGCGCATGATTAACAAGGCATTCCTTGAAGTCATGCGTGATGGCGACTACGACGGCCGCATCTTCTCCTTCCCGATTCCCACATACAACATTACGGAAAATTTCCCGTGGGATTCCGAGATTGGCACCCTGCTTCTGGACCTGACCGCCAAGTATGGCGCTCCGTATTTCCAGAACTTCATCAACTCGGACCTCAGCCCCGAAGATGTTCGTTCCATGTGCTGCCGCCTCAAGATGGACCTTCGAGAACTGCGAAAGAAAGTCGGCGGTCTGTTCGGCGCAGGCGACCTCACCGGGTCCATTGGTGTTGTCACCCTGAACCTGCCCAAACTCGCGTTCCTGTCCCAGAGCGAGGATGATTTCCTCGACCTGATTACAGAATATGCCGAGCTGGCCAAGGATTCCCTTGAGTTCAAGCGGAAGCTCATCAATGACAACCTGAACCGCGGCCTGTTCCCGTGGTCCTCCCGCTATCTGCGCAATGGTTTCAAAGGCCACTTCTCCACCATCGGCTTGATCGGTGGACACGAAGCCTGCCTGAACCTTTTGGGCAAGGGCATCGAAACCCCGGCTGGCACCCGTCTGATGCAGCGTGTTCTTGACCACCTGCAAAAGCTGACGGTCCGCTTCCAGGAAGAGACTGGCAGCCTGTACAACCTTGAGGCAACCCCTGCCGAAGGCACAAGCTACCGTCTGGCAAAAATCGACAAGAGCCTGTACCCGTCCATCCAGACCTCCGGCGGAGACGTGCCCTACTACACGAACTCCACCGCCCTTCCGGTTGGCATTTCAAGCGATGTCATTTTTGCCCTTGAGCATCAGGACCAGCTCCAGCCCATGTATACGGGCGGCACAGTGTTCCACACCTTCCTCGGCGAAGCCGTGAGCAGCACCGAAGCCCTCAAGAGCTTTATCATCAAGGCCTTTACCCAGACCAAGGTACCTTTCCTGTCTATTACGCCAACCTTCTCCATCTGCGAGGAGCACGGCTACATCTCTGGCGAGCACTTTGAGTGCCCGACCTGCGGAAAGGACACCGAAGTGTACACCCGCGTTGTGGGCTACTACCGCCCTGTTTCGCGCTGGAACAAAGGCAAGCAGGCCGAGTATGCTGACCGCGTTGTCTTTGACGACGTTGAAGCAACCGTCGCCTAG
- the phnD gene encoding phosphate/phosphite/phosphonate ABC transporter substrate-binding protein — MAKRFFSLVMIMMMAVMVTSAFADDCLNRGQLDEMYCDNDGDLCADAPTDESKFRDPSTLVFTYTPVEDPAVYQDAFSDFQRYLEKATGKRVIYYTVQSNAAEVEAMRSGRLHIAGFSTGPTGFAVNLAGFVPMAVKGYPDGFQGYNLIMVVRADSPYKSLKDLKGKVVAHTAASSNSGNLAPRALFPKLGLVPDKDYRVVYSGKHDQSIMGVLHGDYDAAPVASDVFTRMAEAGRIDSSKFRIIYRSAKFPTSAFGYAHDLKPELVQKIIGAFNTYRFTPEMQKTFKGADRFYPVTYMADWKVIRDIAESTGVYYNKAGLKKMAAKEAAKRAKKK; from the coding sequence ATGGCCAAGCGATTTTTTAGTTTAGTGATGATCATGATGATGGCAGTCATGGTGACTTCTGCTTTTGCAGACGATTGCCTGAACCGTGGTCAGCTTGATGAAATGTATTGTGACAACGACGGTGACCTCTGCGCTGACGCGCCGACCGACGAAAGCAAGTTCCGTGACCCCAGCACTCTGGTCTTTACCTACACTCCTGTAGAAGACCCCGCTGTCTATCAGGATGCTTTTTCTGACTTCCAGCGTTACCTCGAAAAGGCTACTGGCAAGCGTGTTATCTACTACACCGTCCAGTCCAACGCCGCTGAGGTTGAGGCCATGCGTTCCGGCCGTCTGCACATTGCTGGTTTCTCCACTGGCCCCACTGGCTTCGCAGTTAACCTTGCTGGTTTTGTCCCGATGGCAGTCAAGGGCTACCCCGATGGTTTCCAGGGCTACAACCTGATTATGGTTGTTCGTGCCGACAGCCCCTACAAGTCCCTCAAGGACCTCAAGGGCAAGGTTGTTGCTCACACCGCAGCTTCCTCTAACTCTGGTAACCTCGCTCCCCGCGCTCTCTTCCCCAAGCTCGGCCTTGTCCCCGACAAGGATTACCGCGTTGTATATTCCGGCAAGCATGACCAGTCCATCATGGGCGTTCTGCACGGCGACTATGATGCAGCTCCGGTTGCTTCCGACGTCTTTACCCGTATGGCAGAAGCTGGCCGTATCGACAGCTCCAAGTTCCGCATCATTTACCGTAGCGCAAAGTTCCCCACCTCTGCTTTTGGTTATGCACACGACCTCAAGCCTGAGCTGGTTCAGAAAATCATTGGCGCGTTCAACACCTACCGCTTCACTCCTGAAATGCAGAAGACCTTTAAGGGTGCTGACCGTTTCTATCCCGTCACCTACATGGCTGACTGGAAGGTCATCCGTGATATCGCCGAATCCACTGGCGTATATTACAACAAGGCTGGCCTGAAAAAGATGGCTGCAAAAGAAGCTGCCAAGCGCGCAAAGAAGAAATAA
- a CDS encoding response regulator yields MNPRDTEHMLCGEGSPRGVKIPDLPKLRILLAEDNPVNQTFAILILKRYGHSVVAVANGQQAIQELETNDYDVVLMDIRMPLLSGDDALEDIRGGRTSARDPEIPVIAMTAHTGSDDIQHFEDVGFDGFIGKPMTWEIVLSTIHMALERKGRLENSTEH; encoded by the coding sequence ATGAACCCGAGAGACACAGAACACATGCTTTGCGGAGAAGGCTCTCCACGAGGGGTAAAGATTCCGGATTTGCCCAAGCTGCGAATTCTTCTTGCAGAAGATAATCCGGTGAATCAAACCTTTGCGATCCTCATCCTGAAGAGATACGGGCACAGCGTCGTTGCTGTTGCCAATGGGCAGCAGGCTATTCAAGAGCTTGAGACGAATGATTATGATGTTGTGCTGATGGATATTCGGATGCCACTTCTGAGTGGAGATGACGCCTTGGAAGATATCAGGGGCGGGCGTACTTCTGCGCGGGACCCTGAAATTCCTGTTATTGCCATGACCGCACATACCGGAAGCGACGACATTCAGCATTTTGAGGATGTCGGCTTTGATGGATTTATAGGCAAGCCCATGACATGGGAGATAGTCCTGAGCACGATACACATGGCTCTTGAGCGCAAGGGACGGCTTGAGAACTCCACTGAACACTAG
- the phnE gene encoding phosphonate ABC transporter, permease protein PhnE: MTDTRKWVRFTPAQRLARFIFYFCAVALFVWSVQTVEVIPEFLYDAPTQVKDLFSRMVPLDFAYYPEGLHTPLMETLHIATLGTLLAIVLALPVGLMGAKNITKVPVLNWFAKLILVSSRTVNSLVWALLFVAVFGPGALAGAVAIGFRSIGFCGKLIAEALEECRQGPVEALKAAGAPWATVFLKGYWPQVAPAFWGILLFRWDINVRESAVIGLVGAGGIGMALETSLNLFEWDRVGVILVCILTIVVLAEIFVTNIRKHII; this comes from the coding sequence ATGACTGATACACGTAAATGGGTTCGTTTCACCCCTGCACAGCGTCTCGCTCGCTTTATTTTCTATTTCTGTGCTGTGGCGCTTTTTGTGTGGTCTGTGCAGACCGTCGAGGTTATTCCAGAGTTTTTGTATGATGCGCCGACTCAGGTCAAAGACCTGTTTAGCCGCATGGTGCCTCTGGATTTTGCCTACTACCCAGAGGGTCTTCATACTCCGCTCATGGAGACTCTGCATATCGCAACGCTTGGAACGCTGCTCGCCATTGTGCTGGCACTTCCCGTTGGCCTTATGGGCGCCAAGAACATCACCAAGGTTCCAGTTCTGAACTGGTTCGCCAAGCTGATTCTTGTCTCCTCCCGTACGGTTAACTCTCTTGTCTGGGCACTGCTTTTCGTGGCCGTTTTTGGTCCCGGTGCTCTGGCTGGAGCCGTTGCCATTGGTTTCCGTTCCATTGGTTTCTGCGGAAAGCTCATCGCCGAAGCTCTCGAAGAGTGTCGGCAGGGTCCCGTGGAAGCGTTGAAAGCTGCTGGTGCTCCTTGGGCTACAGTGTTTCTCAAGGGTTACTGGCCTCAGGTTGCTCCCGCATTTTGGGGCATCCTGCTGTTCCGCTGGGACATTAATGTGCGTGAATCTGCGGTTATTGGTCTCGTGGGTGCCGGTGGTATCGGCATGGCCCTCGAAACTTCCCTCAACCTGTTTGAGTGGGACCGCGTTGGTGTCATCCTTGTCTGCATTCTGACCATCGTTGTCCTTGCAGAAATCTTTGTTACCAACATTCGTAAGCACATCATCTAG
- the phnC gene encoding phosphonate ABC transporter ATP-binding protein, protein MNDSERTLRIENLVKEYVPGKPVLKGISLEISGRTTTAIIGPSGTGKSTLIRCINRLIDPTSGSISIGDKELTSMSGKDLRAARRRVGMVFQEFNLVERLSVMENVLCGRLGYLPVWRAWLRKYPQDDIERAFNLLDSVGLLEFANARADSLSGGQRQRVGIARALMQDPHILLADEPTSSLDPKTSVEIMELLTRVCTERKIPLLVNIHDVNLGKRFADRIIGMSKGHVVFDGKPDELEPRHLQEIYGGKDWLQ, encoded by the coding sequence ATGAATGATTCTGAGCGCACCCTGCGCATTGAAAACCTGGTCAAAGAATATGTGCCTGGCAAGCCTGTTCTGAAAGGTATCTCCCTTGAAATTTCTGGCCGTACCACGACCGCAATCATTGGACCTTCCGGCACAGGTAAGTCCACTCTGATTCGCTGTATCAATCGTCTGATTGATCCCACCAGCGGCAGCATCTCCATTGGAGACAAGGAACTGACCTCCATGAGTGGTAAAGATCTGCGTGCAGCTCGCCGCCGTGTTGGTATGGTTTTTCAGGAGTTTAACCTTGTGGAGCGTCTTTCCGTTATGGAAAACGTGCTCTGTGGCCGTCTCGGATACCTTCCGGTTTGGCGTGCATGGCTCCGCAAATACCCCCAGGACGACATCGAAAGAGCATTCAACCTGCTCGACAGCGTTGGTCTGCTGGAGTTCGCAAACGCTCGTGCAGATAGCCTGTCTGGCGGTCAGCGTCAGCGTGTTGGCATTGCCCGCGCCCTGATGCAGGACCCTCACATCCTCCTCGCTGACGAGCCGACTTCTTCTCTGGACCCCAAGACCTCTGTCGAGATCATGGAGCTGCTGACCCGTGTCTGCACCGAGCGTAAAATCCCGCTTCTCGTCAACATTCATGACGTGAACCTCGGTAAGCGCTTTGCTGACCGCATCATCGGCATGAGCAAGGGCCATGTGGTCTTTGATGGCAAACCAGACGAACTTGAACCCCGTCATCTTCAGGAAATTTACGGCGGCAAGGATTGGCTGCAATGA
- a CDS encoding anaerobic ribonucleoside-triphosphate reductase activating protein: MEPWKFVRGFERFSLCDWPGNTCCVIFLGGCNLHCPTCHNAEMAWHYESLPALKRDALLDFIRQRKKWLDGVTVTGGEPTTVPGLNVILSDLAEIGLKIKLDSNGMRPEVLEQILDLNVVTTFAVDIKGPYEKFPQLTGNAVTAEEAQANIEKIFALASAQPDKFYFRTTKVPLLTDDDIETVRTYLPHGFSLTEQKFVEPRRTSHAEANS, translated from the coding sequence ATGGAACCCTGGAAATTCGTACGTGGTTTCGAGAGGTTCAGTCTATGCGACTGGCCCGGAAACACCTGCTGTGTCATCTTTCTTGGCGGATGCAATTTGCACTGCCCAACCTGCCACAATGCCGAGATGGCATGGCACTACGAATCATTACCGGCCCTGAAGAGGGATGCTCTGCTCGATTTTATTCGCCAACGCAAAAAATGGCTCGACGGGGTCACAGTGACAGGAGGAGAGCCAACCACTGTCCCCGGTCTGAACGTCATTCTCTCTGACCTTGCGGAAATTGGTCTCAAAATCAAACTCGACAGTAATGGAATGCGGCCCGAGGTTCTCGAACAGATTCTGGACCTGAATGTGGTGACAACCTTTGCAGTTGACATCAAAGGCCCGTACGAAAAGTTCCCTCAACTCACGGGAAATGCAGTCACAGCAGAAGAAGCACAGGCAAACATCGAAAAGATTTTTGCTCTCGCCTCAGCGCAGCCTGACAAGTTCTACTTCCGAACAACAAAGGTTCCGCTGCTGACTGATGACGACATTGAAACAGTTCGCACATATCTGCCCCACGGCTTTTCCCTGACCGAACAGAAATTTGTAGAACCCCGGAGGACATCACATGCCGAAGCAAATTCTTAA
- a CDS encoding iron-containing alcohol dehydrogenase family protein — MNILPQELRGAATCLSGAGSIHNLSNQAILFGKRGVLVHGASLAAHGVLQKIQQDMSAGTDCLFWQHPGGEPTLAQLEELLEAARKHGAEWIAAVGGGSVLDIAKACAGMFHQPGTVVEYHDGAEPSRKSLPLLAAPTTAGTGSEATPVSVLTNTETGVKKSFRTKDMYAKVVILDPVLLQHCPSHVLTASGMDAITQAVESYTSRHATWYSRELAAMGFELLANTLPLAFAERNETGSISEERAEALLYGSYITGVAFSSSRLGVVHGLAHPLGARFHVPHGVCCGICLPYALELNRDSVQKLYTQLCDILGEDLIEWVRQQLSAFGMENPFSGKTLADTDAVVEEILVSGSTKANPVTVTEDIARDLLKKILA, encoded by the coding sequence ATGAATATCCTCCCGCAGGAACTTCGAGGCGCAGCCACCTGTCTGAGTGGCGCTGGTTCAATCCACAATTTGTCCAATCAGGCTATTCTCTTCGGAAAGCGCGGTGTTTTGGTCCACGGAGCAAGCCTTGCAGCACATGGCGTCCTCCAAAAAATCCAACAGGACATGAGCGCGGGTACAGACTGCCTGTTCTGGCAACACCCCGGCGGCGAGCCGACACTGGCCCAGCTTGAAGAACTGCTCGAAGCGGCACGAAAGCACGGTGCAGAGTGGATCGCAGCTGTAGGCGGCGGAAGCGTTCTGGACATTGCCAAAGCCTGTGCCGGAATGTTCCACCAGCCAGGGACTGTCGTGGAGTATCACGACGGAGCAGAACCCTCTCGGAAAAGCCTCCCACTCCTGGCTGCACCAACAACAGCAGGAACAGGCTCGGAAGCCACCCCGGTTTCCGTCCTTACCAACACAGAGACTGGCGTAAAAAAATCCTTTCGTACTAAGGATATGTACGCAAAAGTTGTCATTCTGGACCCTGTACTCCTCCAGCACTGCCCAAGCCATGTGCTGACGGCTTCCGGCATGGATGCCATAACGCAGGCGGTAGAGTCATACACCAGCCGACACGCAACATGGTATTCCCGCGAGCTTGCAGCAATGGGTTTTGAACTGCTGGCAAACACCCTTCCTCTGGCTTTTGCCGAGCGGAATGAAACCGGCAGCATTTCCGAAGAGCGGGCCGAAGCTCTGCTCTATGGAAGTTACATCACAGGCGTGGCATTTAGCTCATCACGACTTGGCGTTGTTCATGGGCTTGCTCACCCGCTGGGGGCACGCTTCCACGTTCCCCACGGCGTCTGCTGTGGAATCTGCCTGCCCTACGCTCTGGAACTCAACAGGGACAGCGTGCAAAAACTTTACACACAACTCTGTGACATTCTGGGTGAAGATCTTATCGAATGGGTACGCCAGCAACTGAGTGCTTTTGGAATGGAGAATCCATTCTCAGGAAAAACACTTGCGGATACGGATGCTGTCGTCGAAGAAATTCTTGTTTCGGGATCAACCAAGGCAAACCCCGTCACGGTGACGGAAGACATTGCCCGCGACCTGCTCAAAAAGATACTTGCCTAA
- a CDS encoding methyl-accepting chemotaxis protein: MFKNLKLGFKMAIGFSVVLILTAVVALVGIQGMGGVKDRVDKSDGVNVLVQDIQRARQYEKNFMLRNDQESLDRHAELVEQIYAEAKGLRGMFTQQVNIDQIDEVTAKTKEYEKAFAEYVGLSQEREQTMSVMRSLAREALARCESLREEEVKQAELLARGQAASREVATANVSARLVQWFIDARKNEKEVIISGEEKYRQNVQNDVQQIQALAQETSHKVQSARYESLLDEVSKAVDKYYVAFSRYTELMQQQGESSQKMLVAARAAQKECVSAHADQQQKMMAEMASSNMMIYSGASIAFAIGIIAALFITRAITRPIRLGVGFAKDIADGDLGARIDLNQRDEIGTLADSLKNMVGRLGSVVGDVQGAGQNVSSGSQQLSASSEALSQGATEQAASVEEISSSMEEMTANIRQNAENALQTEKIAIQSATDAETGGKAVYDTVEAMKQIADKISIIEEIARQTNLLALNAAIEAARAGEHGKGFAVVAAEVRKLAERSGAAAAEISELSSSSVEVAERAGEMLSKMVPDIKRTAELVQEIAAASNEQNSGAEQINQAIQQLDQVVQQNASAAEEMASTSTELSSQAEQLQQTMSYFRLDDNVAGVRTLSSAQAAPSRQLGPAQFSQPSGPAQQQGAPKTSGPSGGGVALDMGADGDDEFERF; encoded by the coding sequence ATGTTTAAAAATCTGAAGCTTGGTTTCAAAATGGCTATTGGTTTCAGTGTCGTCCTTATTCTGACTGCCGTTGTTGCTCTGGTGGGTATTCAGGGCATGGGAGGAGTCAAGGACCGTGTGGACAAGTCTGACGGTGTGAATGTTCTGGTGCAGGACATTCAGCGTGCCCGTCAGTATGAAAAGAATTTTATGCTGCGCAATGACCAGGAGTCGCTGGACAGGCACGCCGAGCTTGTTGAGCAGATTTATGCTGAGGCAAAGGGCTTGCGCGGAATGTTTACGCAGCAGGTGAATATTGATCAGATCGACGAAGTGACGGCCAAGACCAAGGAATATGAAAAGGCCTTCGCAGAATACGTTGGGCTGAGTCAGGAACGTGAGCAGACCATGAGTGTCATGCGCTCTCTGGCCCGTGAAGCTTTGGCTCGCTGTGAATCACTGCGGGAAGAAGAAGTGAAGCAGGCAGAGCTGTTGGCCCGCGGGCAGGCGGCATCTCGCGAGGTTGCCACCGCAAATGTTTCTGCCCGCCTTGTGCAGTGGTTCATTGATGCCCGAAAGAATGAAAAAGAAGTGATTATTTCGGGTGAAGAAAAGTATCGGCAAAATGTCCAAAACGATGTGCAGCAGATTCAGGCTTTGGCGCAGGAGACCTCTCACAAGGTCCAGAGTGCCCGCTATGAATCCTTGCTGGACGAAGTCTCCAAGGCTGTCGACAAGTATTACGTGGCATTTAGCCGCTATACAGAACTGATGCAGCAGCAGGGTGAGTCTTCGCAAAAAATGCTGGTGGCAGCACGGGCAGCGCAAAAGGAATGCGTGAGTGCGCATGCTGACCAGCAGCAGAAAATGATGGCGGAAATGGCCTCGTCCAACATGATGATTTATTCGGGTGCGTCCATTGCTTTTGCCATCGGCATTATTGCCGCACTGTTTATTACCCGTGCCATTACCCGTCCTATTCGTCTGGGCGTGGGCTTTGCCAAGGACATTGCTGATGGTGACCTTGGTGCACGGATTGATTTAAACCAGCGTGATGAAATTGGGACTCTTGCAGATTCCCTCAAGAATATGGTTGGGCGCCTTGGAAGCGTTGTTGGTGACGTTCAGGGTGCAGGCCAGAATGTTTCTTCTGGAAGCCAGCAGCTTTCCGCGTCTTCTGAGGCCCTGTCTCAGGGGGCGACAGAGCAGGCCGCTTCCGTAGAAGAAATATCTTCCAGCATGGAAGAAATGACAGCCAACATTCGCCAGAACGCAGAGAACGCTCTCCAGACCGAAAAGATTGCGATTCAGTCTGCGACCGATGCGGAAACAGGCGGAAAGGCTGTTTATGATACTGTCGAAGCCATGAAGCAGATTGCGGACAAGATTTCGATTATCGAAGAGATTGCCCGGCAGACCAATCTGCTCGCGCTCAACGCGGCTATCGAAGCAGCGCGCGCTGGGGAGCATGGTAAAGGCTTTGCAGTGGTAGCGGCAGAAGTTCGCAAGCTCGCCGAGCGTAGTGGCGCGGCGGCAGCAGAGATTAGTGAACTCTCGTCCTCCAGCGTTGAAGTGGCCGAACGTGCGGGTGAAATGCTCTCGAAGATGGTCCCGGACATTAAGCGCACTGCGGAACTCGTGCAGGAGATCGCAGCAGCGAGCAATGAGCAGAATTCCGGGGCAGAGCAGATTAACCAGGCCATTCAGCAATTGGATCAGGTTGTACAGCAAAACGCATCGGCGGCCGAAGAAATGGCCTCCACGTCCACAGAGCTGTCCAGTCAGGCGGAACAGTTGCAGCAGACCATGTCCTACTTCCGTCTTGACGACAATGTGGCAGGTGTGAGGACCCTGTCGTCAGCCCAGGCTGCACCATCCCGGCAGCTTGGTCCGGCTCAGTTCTCACAGCCGTCCGGACCGGCACAGCAACAAGGCGCACCAAAAACGTCAGGTCCTTCGGGCGGCGGAGTAGCTCTGGATATGGGCGCAGACGGCGACGATGAGTTTGAACGCTTCTAG